In Xylanibacter ruminicola 23, a single genomic region encodes these proteins:
- the murD gene encoding UDP-N-acetylmuramoyl-L-alanine--D-glutamate ligase, with translation MKRIVILGAGESGAGAAVLAKKEGFDVFVSDMSKIADKYKKQLDDHQIEWEEGQHTEEKILNADEIIKSPGIPDTAPMIQKIIAKGIHIISEIEFAGRYTDSKMICITGSNGKTTTTSLIYHIFKEAGYDAGLAGNIGNSLALQVAEDPHEYYIIELSSFQLDNMYDFRADIAILLNITPDHLDRYNFEMQNYVDAKMRIIQNQTDKDAFIYWADDPIIKRELEKYDIHSIQYPFSELKEKGVIGYIEEGKYKIEKPEPFNMEQESLSLTGKHNIYNSLAAGIAADIAGIKKEEIRKSLSDFPGVEHRLEKVCTVRGVQYINDSKATNVDACWYALEAMKTKVILIIGGKDKGNDYEPIKPLVKEKCSGIVYLGADNQKLHDNFDNLGIPVRDTHSMKECMEACYEMAKPGETVLLSPCCASFDLFKNMEDRGEQFKTIARSL, from the coding sequence ATGAAAAGGATTGTTATATTAGGAGCAGGAGAAAGTGGCGCAGGAGCTGCTGTTCTCGCAAAGAAAGAAGGTTTCGATGTGTTTGTATCAGACATGTCGAAGATTGCCGACAAGTACAAGAAACAGTTGGACGACCACCAGATTGAGTGGGAAGAGGGTCAGCACACAGAAGAGAAGATTCTGAATGCCGACGAAATCATCAAGAGTCCAGGCATCCCCGATACCGCTCCCATGATTCAGAAGATCATTGCCAAAGGTATCCATATCATCAGCGAGATTGAGTTTGCTGGTCGCTATACCGATTCAAAGATGATCTGTATCACAGGTTCTAACGGTAAAACCACCACTACCTCGCTCATCTATCATATCTTTAAGGAGGCTGGTTACGATGCCGGTTTGGCTGGTAATATAGGTAACTCGCTGGCTCTGCAGGTGGCCGAGGATCCACACGAATACTACATCATCGAACTCAGCTCATTCCAGCTCGACAATATGTACGATTTCCGTGCCGACATCGCTATTCTGCTGAATATCACACCCGACCATCTGGATCGTTACAACTTCGAGATGCAGAACTATGTAGATGCCAAGATGCGTATCATCCAGAACCAGACAGATAAGGATGCCTTCATCTACTGGGCCGACGATCCCATCATCAAGCGCGAATTAGAGAAGTACGATATCCACTCTATCCAGTACCCGTTCTCTGAGCTGAAGGAGAAGGGCGTGATTGGTTACATCGAGGAGGGCAAGTATAAGATTGAGAAGCCCGAGCCATTCAATATGGAGCAGGAGAGTCTGAGTCTAACAGGTAAGCACAACATCTACAACTCGCTGGCTGCCGGTATTGCTGCCGACATTGCTGGTATCAAGAAGGAAGAGATTCGCAAGAGTCTAAGCGACTTCCCTGGTGTTGAGCACCGTTTGGAAAAGGTTTGCACCGTTCGTGGCGTGCAGTATATCAACGACTCAAAGGCCACCAACGTAGATGCCTGCTGGTATGCCCTCGAGGCCATGAAGACCAAGGTTATCCTAATTATTGGTGGTAAGGATAAGGGCAACGATTACGAGCCCATCAAGCCACTGGTTAAGGAGAAATGCTCTGGTATTGTGTACCTGGGTGCCGACAACCAGAAGCTGCACGACAACTTCGACAACTTAGGCATTCCCGTACGCGACACCCACTCTATGAAGGAGTGTATGGAGGCCTGCTACGAGATGGCCAAGCCAGGCGAAACCGTACTGTTAAGCCCCTGCTGTGCTTCGTTCGACCTCTTCAAGAACATGGAGGATCGCGGCGAGCAGTTTAAGACAATAGCAAGAAGTCTGTAA
- a CDS encoding phospho-N-acetylmuramoyl-pentapeptide-transferase: MLYYLFRFLDQYDIPGSHMWAYISFRSLLTLILSLIISAWFGEKFIKWMKRRSIFETERDPSIDPFGVEKKGVPTMGGIIIIVSILIPVLLFGRIRNTYLILMVITTVWLGFLGFLDDYIKIFKRNKDGLKGKYKIVGQVSIGFIVGLTLWLSPDVVVRENVNVRQQNQEIVVKHKKEAVKSLQTTIPFIKNHNLNYSNVMSFCGKYKVAAGWIIFVFITIFAVTAVSNGANLNDGMDGMCAGNSAIVGVALGILAYVSSHIGYASYFDIMYIPHSEELVVFLCAFIGAMIGFLWYNAYPAQVFMGDTGSLTIGGIIGVAAIIIHKELLLPILCGIFFVESLSVIIQTQWFKFMKRKGQRVRVFRATPIHDNFRKLDTQLDATSKYILKSWPHRPFHESKITIRFWITSVILAALTIITLKMR; this comes from the coding sequence ATGTTATACTATCTGTTCAGATTCCTCGACCAGTACGATATACCTGGATCACACATGTGGGCGTACATTTCGTTCCGCTCACTGCTCACGCTCATCCTCTCGCTGATAATCTCAGCATGGTTTGGTGAGAAGTTTATTAAATGGATGAAGCGCCGCAGCATTTTTGAGACCGAGCGCGATCCAAGTATCGACCCATTCGGAGTCGAGAAGAAGGGTGTGCCTACCATGGGTGGTATCATCATCATCGTGAGCATCCTCATCCCTGTGTTGCTCTTCGGCCGTATCCGCAACACCTATCTTATCCTGATGGTTATTACCACCGTATGGTTAGGTTTCCTGGGATTCCTCGACGACTATATCAAGATTTTCAAGCGCAACAAGGATGGCTTGAAGGGTAAGTATAAGATTGTTGGTCAGGTAAGCATCGGCTTCATCGTTGGTCTTACACTCTGGCTCAGTCCCGATGTAGTGGTTCGTGAGAATGTGAATGTCCGTCAACAGAACCAGGAGATTGTGGTAAAGCATAAGAAGGAGGCTGTAAAATCGTTACAGACCACCATCCCATTCATAAAGAATCACAACCTGAACTACTCTAACGTGATGTCGTTCTGCGGCAAGTACAAGGTAGCTGCCGGTTGGATTATCTTCGTATTCATCACCATCTTTGCCGTAACAGCCGTATCAAACGGTGCCAACCTCAACGATGGTATGGATGGTATGTGTGCAGGTAACTCAGCTATCGTAGGTGTGGCGTTAGGCATACTGGCCTATGTGTCATCGCACATCGGCTATGCCTCATACTTCGACATCATGTATATCCCTCACTCTGAGGAGTTGGTTGTATTCCTCTGCGCATTCATCGGAGCCATGATTGGTTTCCTGTGGTACAATGCCTATCCCGCTCAGGTATTCATGGGCGATACCGGTTCGCTTACCATCGGTGGTATCATCGGTGTAGCCGCCATCATTATCCACAAGGAGTTGCTGCTGCCTATCCTGTGCGGCATCTTCTTCGTCGAGAGTCTGAGTGTGATTATCCAGACCCAGTGGTTCAAGTTCATGAAGCGTAAGGGGCAGCGTGTGCGCGTGTTCCGTGCCACACCTATCCACGACAATTTCCGTAAGCTCGACACACAGCTCGATGCTACAAGTAAATATATTCTGAAGAGTTGGCCTCATCGTCCGTTCCACGAGTCGAAGATCACTATCCGATTCTGGATTACATCAGTTATTCTGGCCGCACTCACCATCATCACATTAAAGATGCGTTAA
- a CDS encoding FtsW/RodA/SpoVE family cell cycle protein: MNKKIGNIFKGDKVIWMVFFFLCMISIVEVFSASSNLTYKSQNYMGPIVFHTVTIILGAVVAVVTLNIPCRYFKLMTPFLLIITVVLLLWVLAAGERTGDASRWINIFGLTFQPSEIAKGTIVLATAQILSAMQRENGADKKAFKYILCIVTPIAFLIMVENLSTAALLCSVVYLMMIIGRVPALQLIKLAGVVIGLALVGLLLIMAVGNDTNVAVDKAQTEQVVTAPKEKSKIEKLLHRADTWKSRIKKFSNKEEITPDQYDLDKDAQVAHANIAIVSSNIIGKGPGQSVERDFLSQAFSDFIFAIVIEELGIVGTTAVVFLYIVLLYRTARIASRCENNFPAFLAMGLALLLVIQASFNMLVAVGIAPVTGQPLPLISKGGTSTIINCAYIGVILSVSRSAKKRELKIAE, from the coding sequence ATGAACAAGAAAATAGGCAACATCTTTAAAGGAGACAAGGTCATCTGGATGGTATTTTTCTTCCTCTGTATGATCAGTATTGTCGAGGTATTCTCTGCCTCGAGTAACCTGACGTATAAGAGCCAGAACTATATGGGTCCTATCGTGTTCCACACCGTCACCATCATATTGGGTGCAGTGGTAGCGGTAGTTACCCTTAACATCCCGTGCCGTTACTTCAAGCTGATGACGCCTTTCTTACTCATCATCACCGTAGTACTGCTACTATGGGTACTGGCTGCTGGAGAACGAACCGGCGATGCCAGCCGATGGATTAATATCTTCGGCTTAACGTTCCAGCCGTCCGAGATTGCCAAAGGCACCATTGTGCTGGCCACAGCCCAGATTCTGAGTGCCATGCAACGCGAGAACGGAGCCGATAAAAAGGCCTTCAAGTACATCCTGTGCATCGTGACTCCCATCGCCTTCCTGATTATGGTCGAGAACCTATCGACGGCAGCCCTGCTGTGCTCGGTAGTATATCTCATGATGATCATCGGCCGTGTACCCGCCCTGCAACTGATAAAACTGGCAGGTGTAGTGATTGGTTTGGCTTTGGTAGGCTTACTGCTCATTATGGCCGTAGGTAACGATACCAATGTGGCCGTAGATAAAGCCCAGACCGAACAAGTGGTTACTGCCCCCAAGGAGAAGAGTAAAATCGAGAAGCTGCTGCACCGTGCCGATACCTGGAAATCACGTATCAAGAAATTCTCGAACAAAGAAGAGATTACTCCCGACCAGTACGACCTCGACAAGGATGCACAGGTGGCACACGCTAACATTGCCATCGTATCGAGTAACATCATCGGTAAAGGTCCTGGTCAGTCGGTAGAGCGCGACTTTCTGTCGCAGGCCTTCTCCGACTTTATCTTCGCTATTGTCATCGAGGAGTTAGGTATTGTAGGCACCACAGCAGTAGTATTCCTTTACATTGTGCTGCTATACCGCACCGCCCGTATTGCCAGTCGCTGCGAGAACAATTTCCCCGCCTTCCTGGCCATGGGTCTGGCCTTGCTGTTAGTCATCCAGGCCTCGTTCAATATGCTGGTAGCCGTAGGTATCGCCCCCGTTACCGGACAGCCGCTCCCACTCATCAGTAAAGGTGGTACATCTACCATCATTAACTGTGCCTACATCGGTGTTATATTAAGTGTTAGCCGTTCTGCGAAAAAAAGGGAGTTAAAAATAGCAGAATAA
- the murG gene encoding undecaprenyldiphospho-muramoylpentapeptide beta-N-acetylglucosaminyltransferase, translating into MEELRVIISGGGTGGHIFPAVSIANAVKALRPDAKILFVGALGRMEMQRVPAAGYEIKGLPICGFDRKNLLKNFKVLYKIWKSQRMAKQIIKDFKPQVAVGVGGYASGPTLNKAAAMGIPCLIQEQNSYAGVTNKLLAKKAAKICVAYEGMERFFPADKIILTGNPVRQALLDTKISREDAIKTFGLDPAKKTILLVGGSLGARTVNESVLQHLDLVKAADAQFIWQTGKYYSAEIAKRLKGQNIPNLVVTDFITDMGAAYKAADLVISRAGASSISEFCLIGKPVILVPSPNVAEDHQTKNALALANRDAAIYVKDADAPATLLELAIKTVADAQKLQSLSENVLKLALPDSADIIAKEVIKLAGK; encoded by the coding sequence ATGGAAGAACTGAGAGTCATCATTAGCGGAGGAGGCACTGGAGGACATATTTTCCCAGCCGTCTCGATAGCAAATGCCGTGAAGGCACTGCGCCCCGACGCCAAAATTCTGTTTGTTGGCGCCCTTGGACGAATGGAGATGCAACGCGTGCCAGCTGCAGGTTACGAAATCAAAGGTTTGCCTATCTGCGGTTTCGACAGAAAGAATTTACTCAAGAACTTTAAGGTTCTGTACAAGATATGGAAGAGCCAGCGTATGGCCAAGCAGATTATCAAGGATTTTAAGCCTCAGGTAGCTGTAGGTGTTGGCGGTTATGCCAGCGGTCCTACCCTTAACAAGGCAGCCGCCATGGGTATCCCCTGCTTGATTCAGGAGCAGAACTCATACGCAGGTGTTACCAACAAACTGTTGGCAAAGAAAGCCGCCAAGATTTGTGTGGCTTACGAGGGAATGGAGCGATTCTTCCCTGCCGACAAGATTATCCTTACAGGAAATCCCGTACGTCAGGCTCTGCTCGACACAAAGATTTCGCGCGAGGATGCCATCAAGACCTTTGGTCTCGATCCTGCTAAGAAAACCATTCTGCTGGTAGGTGGTAGCCTTGGCGCCCGCACCGTCAACGAGAGCGTGCTGCAGCACCTCGACCTGGTAAAGGCTGCCGATGCCCAGTTTATCTGGCAAACCGGTAAGTACTACAGCGCCGAGATTGCTAAGCGTTTGAAGGGACAGAATATCCCCAACCTGGTGGTAACCGACTTTATCACTGATATGGGCGCTGCCTACAAGGCCGCCGACCTGGTTATCAGTCGTGCCGGCGCCAGCAGTATCTCTGAGTTCTGTCTTATTGGCAAGCCCGTTATCCTGGTACCAAGTCCTAATGTGGCAGAGGATCACCAGACCAAGAACGCTCTGGCTCTGGCCAACCGCGATGCCGCCATCTACGTGAAGGATGCCGATGCACCAGCCACCCTGTTGGAGCTGGCCATCAAGACGGTTGCCGATGCCCAGAAGCTGCAGTCGCTGAGCGAGAATGTTCTGAAGCTCGCCCTGCCCGACTCTGCCGACATCATTGCCAAGGAGGTTATCAAGTTGGCAGGAAAGTAA
- the murC gene encoding UDP-N-acetylmuramate--L-alanine ligase — protein sequence MELNDIKAVYFVGAGGIGMSAIARYFIKKGLVVAGYDKTPSDLTKHLENEGMLIHYHESVDEIPHVCKKKESCLVIYTPAIPADHQELKYFRENGFEIQKRAQVLGTLTKSHKGLCVAGTHGKTTTSTMCAHIMHQSQLDCNAFLGGISKNYGTNYILSDSDYVVIEADEFDRSFHWLRPWMSVITSTDPDHLDIYGTKEAYLESFRHYTELIQPGGALIIHRDLEMKQNVQEGVRIYDYSLNEGDFHAENIRIDNGEITFDFISPIESVKNVQLGQPVPINIENGIAAMAMAQLNGCTADELKYGMQTYGGVDRRFDFKIKTDKLVFLSDYAHHPKEIYQSAKSIRELYKNKHITAIFQPHLYTRTRDFYKDFADALSQLDEVILTEIYPARELPIEGVTSQLIYDNLKPGVQKKMIQKADVLDYIKDHDFEVLIVLGAGDLDNQVPQMVKVLNSK from the coding sequence ATGGAATTAAACGATATAAAAGCAGTATATTTTGTAGGCGCCGGTGGCATTGGAATGAGTGCCATCGCCCGTTACTTTATTAAGAAAGGCCTGGTGGTAGCTGGTTACGACAAGACCCCATCCGACCTGACCAAGCACCTCGAGAACGAGGGTATGCTTATCCATTACCATGAAAGTGTCGACGAGATTCCTCACGTGTGCAAGAAGAAAGAGTCGTGCCTGGTTATCTATACCCCAGCCATCCCTGCCGATCATCAGGAGCTCAAGTACTTCCGCGAGAACGGTTTCGAGATTCAGAAGCGTGCTCAGGTACTGGGCACCCTTACCAAGAGTCACAAAGGTCTCTGCGTAGCAGGTACCCATGGCAAGACCACCACTTCTACCATGTGTGCACACATCATGCACCAGAGTCAGCTCGACTGTAATGCCTTCTTGGGTGGTATCTCCAAGAACTACGGCACCAACTATATCCTGTCGGATTCCGACTACGTGGTTATCGAGGCCGATGAGTTCGACCGCTCTTTCCACTGGCTGCGCCCTTGGATGAGCGTTATCACCTCTACCGATCCCGACCATCTGGACATCTATGGTACCAAAGAGGCCTACCTTGAGAGTTTCCGTCATTACACCGAGCTCATCCAGCCAGGCGGTGCCCTGATTATCCATCGCGATCTGGAGATGAAGCAGAACGTACAGGAAGGTGTTCGTATCTACGACTATAGTCTGAACGAGGGCGACTTCCACGCTGAGAATATCCGCATTGATAACGGCGAGATTACATTCGATTTCATTTCGCCCATCGAGAGCGTTAAGAACGTACAGTTAGGTCAGCCCGTGCCCATCAACATCGAGAACGGCATTGCCGCTATGGCTATGGCACAGCTGAATGGTTGCACAGCCGACGAACTGAAGTACGGCATGCAGACCTATGGTGGTGTGGATCGTCGTTTCGACTTCAAGATCAAGACCGATAAGTTGGTGTTCCTGAGCGATTACGCCCATCATCCAAAAGAAATCTATCAGAGTGCCAAGAGTATCCGCGAGCTGTATAAGAACAAGCATATCACAGCTATTTTCCAGCCCCACCTATACACCCGCACCCGCGATTTCTACAAGGATTTCGCCGATGCTCTGAGTCAGCTCGACGAGGTGATACTCACTGAGATATACCCCGCCCGCGAATTACCTATCGAAGGCGTTACCTCGCAGCTCATCTACGACAACCTGAAGCCAGGTGTGCAGAAGAAGATGATACAGAAGGCCGATGTACTCGACTACATCAAGGACCACGATTTCGAGGTACTCATCGTGCTGGGCGCTGGCGACCTGGATAACCAGGTTCCCCAGATGGTCAAGGTTTTAAATAGTAAATAG
- a CDS encoding UDP-N-acetylmuramoyl-L-alanyl-D-glutamate--2,6-diaminopimelate ligase: MKLNELLKNVEVLNTQGDVDVEITGVNIDSRRIEAGHLFVAIPGTVTDGHKFIPKAIELGATAVLCEKLPEEQDPKVTFVQVASTESCVGEVATQFYGDPSRKLKLVGVTGTNGKTTIATLLYNMFRKFGHKCGLLSTVCNYIEDEAIPADHTTPDPIELNRLLAQMVDAGCEYAFMECSSHAIAQKRIGGLKFAGGLFTNLTRDHLDYHKTFENYRDAKKAFFDGLEKDAFAITNADDKNGMVMVQNCKANVKTYSTRTMADFKAKIIECHFEGMYLDINGKEVGVQFIGKFNVSNLLAVYGAAVMLGKKPEDILLIMSTLKSVNGRLEPIHSPEGYTAIVDYAHTPDALENVLNAIHEVLNGKGKVITVCGAGGNRDKGKRPIMAQEAVKQSDKVIITSDNPRFEEPQDIINDMLAGLDQKQMKKVVSIVDRREAIRTACMLAEKGDVILIAGKGHEDYQEIKGVKHHFDDKEVVKEIFNS; this comes from the coding sequence ATGAAGTTAAATGAACTGCTCAAGAATGTAGAAGTACTCAACACGCAGGGCGATGTTGATGTAGAGATTACCGGTGTGAACATCGATTCACGTCGCATTGAAGCTGGTCATCTGTTCGTCGCCATCCCAGGCACCGTAACCGATGGACACAAGTTCATTCCAAAAGCCATTGAGTTAGGAGCAACTGCTGTATTGTGTGAGAAATTGCCAGAGGAGCAGGATCCTAAAGTAACATTTGTTCAAGTAGCATCTACCGAGAGCTGTGTAGGCGAGGTTGCCACCCAGTTCTATGGCGACCCATCGCGTAAACTCAAACTGGTAGGTGTAACAGGTACCAATGGTAAGACCACCATCGCCACCTTATTATATAATATGTTCCGCAAGTTCGGACATAAGTGCGGTCTGCTGTCAACTGTATGCAACTACATCGAGGACGAGGCTATCCCAGCCGATCATACTACTCCCGACCCCATCGAGCTGAACCGCTTGCTGGCTCAGATGGTTGATGCCGGTTGTGAGTATGCCTTCATGGAGTGCTCGAGTCACGCCATCGCTCAAAAGCGTATCGGCGGACTGAAGTTTGCAGGTGGTTTGTTCACCAACCTGACACGCGACCACTTGGACTATCACAAGACCTTTGAGAACTACCGTGATGCCAAGAAGGCTTTCTTCGATGGTTTGGAGAAAGATGCCTTTGCCATTACCAATGCCGACGACAAGAATGGCATGGTGATGGTGCAGAACTGCAAGGCCAACGTAAAGACCTACTCTACCCGCACCATGGCCGATTTCAAGGCTAAGATCATCGAGTGCCACTTCGAGGGTATGTATCTCGACATCAACGGCAAGGAGGTTGGTGTGCAGTTTATCGGTAAGTTCAACGTCAGCAACCTGCTGGCCGTTTATGGCGCTGCTGTAATGCTAGGCAAGAAACCCGAGGATATCCTGCTCATTATGAGTACGTTGAAGAGTGTGAACGGAAGATTGGAGCCTATCCACTCACCCGAAGGCTATACAGCCATTGTTGACTATGCCCACACCCCTGATGCCTTGGAGAATGTGCTCAATGCCATCCACGAGGTACTGAACGGTAAGGGTAAGGTCATCACCGTATGCGGTGCTGGCGGTAATCGTGATAAAGGTAAGCGCCCCATCATGGCACAGGAGGCCGTTAAGCAGAGCGATAAGGTGATTATCACCTCTGATAACCCACGCTTTGAGGAGCCACAGGATATCATCAACGATATGCTGGCAGGCCTCGACCAGAAGCAGATGAAGAAGGTTGTGAGCATTGTTGATCGCCGTGAGGCTATCCGCACCGCCTGCATGCTGGCCGAAAAGGGCGACGTTATTCTGATTGCCGGCAAGGGCCATGAAGACTATCAGGAAATTAAAGGTGTAAAGCACCACTTCGACGATAAGGAAGTAGTAAAGGAAATTTTTAACTCTTAA